One Cardiocondyla obscurior isolate alpha-2009 linkage group LG09, Cobs3.1, whole genome shotgun sequence genomic window, AAGTCTTGTTACAAATTCTTGCACAAGAATCTCGTGGTGGTTTTATGATGAAAAGACTTTCCCAAGAAATCACTAAATGTGCACAACAAAATCGACATGATGTTACACCAATAACAATGGCTCTAAATGGTGCAGCTAGTAGTCCTGGGCCATGTCAAGCATTAGCATCTATGCTGTCGAGAAATACTTTGAATCCTGCTGATATCACagttttatttagaaattattctGCTGCAGAACCACCTCCTATTGAACTATTACGTAATCCGCAATTTTTAGGTAAATTGATCACTATTGAACTAtttataatagtaataaaaaataattaaaaaaaattatttttttttatattaaaggaattaattatgaaatttatatttttgatctTGCAGAATTATTAGTTGATGCACTTTTCAAGCCcggtgtaaaaataaatcctgaacataaatcaaaatatatgtatttattggCTTATGCAGCAAGTGTATGTGAAACAACTCCTAAAAAAAGCAATActcgcaaaattaataaggACGAATTGAAAACAACTACCCAAGCAATCGAAAAAGTTCATAATATATGTAACATAAATAAAGGATCGACCGAGTTAATAGCAGAGTTAAATACTTTGTATCAATGCATACGGTACAACATTTAATAccgattattttttctttatattaatggaaaaaaagttttcactaataaatttgttttattatagcTTTCCCGTTGTAAGCGTGGGTGTAATCCGATGGGTAGAGTGTACTGTGACTGAACCATCATACTTCAAATTATGTACAGAGCATTGCCCTGTGCATCTCGCTTTATTGGATGAAGTTGTAGCGTGTCACCCTTTGTTGCATCctaaaattttaagattacTTGTGCATTTATTTGAGAGCAAACAAGACGAATTGGAAATACTCGTACAAGTAAGCACATTTTATATGATCAATTAAACCAATTAtcagtattttatataaataatttttttgtctatACAGTTGGAAATGAAAAAGATGTTAATTGATAGAATGGTAAATTTACTAAGCAGAGGTTGTGTAGTACCTGTTGTATGCTATATTAAGCAATGCTGGCAACGTGGAGATACAGACGTGTCTTTAATCAGATACTTCGTTACTGaggtaaattataatatacaataatatattatttttctaataaaaaattgaatatatcAGTTTTATCATAAtctaaatatttgtaatattaggTCTTAGAAGCGATAGCACCTCCATATACAGCCgaatttgtacaattatttctaCCGATGGTAGAAAATGAAGAGATTACTGGAACTATGCGCGGAGAAAGTGAAAATGATTTAGTTTCCGAATTTATTGGTAAGtgtcgatattaaaaaataattttataaaaaatatttatgttaaacaaaagaaattgttttactttttagtACACTGCAAGGCGCACTGTCCTGTTGTGAGATGAcgtaagatataaaaattaatcacagATAGGTCACAAATCAAAGGAGAGCAATGATGCAAAGgatgtttttattttgtctAGAGATAGAGATCCTCATACATACTTATggctataaatatatattggaTGAATTCTGCATCCATCTGTGATATTGTCACCTAGCCATTTTCTGTAACAAAAGcatttgtatatatttatatacattgtCGGTATCATATAAAtactataaattttaagaaaaatgaaatttgttAACGAACACACACGGAGATAACTGTTAATTAACCTTGTAAgggaaatttaaatattgttacatTTGTCACTtgatattcaaatattttgtgaagtaaaagataaatattacattgaaGTATAAGATCATGTTTCATATATATAACACTGCGTGGAATTatcaaatacatatatgtatattaataatattgggaataattattaaattcttaggataaaaatgtaacattattGGAAGTTCTAAGCTTGGTTGCAGCTGGAGTTCAAGttgaatgtttaaaattaactaaTCAAAGCAAACTAGTTTCTATCGGATCATAAGACAGTGTTTAGTTTTGACTATATCCAATTGTAAGAGTTATAATTTATAGCATAATGTTATGCTTTCAGGGGTAACACAATTCGTAATTGTATTACACACAATGGTTAAATTAAGAAGCAAATAAATGTGTTCTAAAGCGATCTGTCACACCTGCATTAATAatgagtaatattaaaaacatttcatTACAACATTTCTATAAGAATATTCCTAATAACTTACTGATCATAATGATCACATCTTTTCAGCTGTAACaaaatgtatattgtatatgtaaCAAAAgcataatgaaaaaaataattactataacaaaatgtaatgtaaaaagTTAACAATagatatatgaaataaatgataatagaataaaaacatttaggttaaaatattctttcagTAATATAAATGTGAGGCTGTAATAATGAATCTGGAAGCATACATACTGACTGGTTTTCCGTCTTTCCATTGGGTAAACTTTACATTGACTTCATCGCGTTTTGCAGCCTCTGCCCTCATATCAGCCTTCAAAGCTTGTCTGACTAACCTAGCTGCGATTTGAGAGTAATTTATGTAACTGCacagaaacgaaaaaaattattcgtacgTATACATCATCacacatttaaaatatttcattattaacaaataatcaatattaaattaaaataaaattgattaaaatcaCATGAGAATTAGGTTACATAATGACTCCGGAGAAAAACTGCACGCTCAATATATACGTAAgaggagaataaaaatatataaatatccagAAAATGAGGACAATGACTGATTTCCTTACTTCAACCCTGCTTGCCTCCACGCTGACATTTTTTcctgtttaataaatttggtAAAGGACAAGAGGATACTTGATGCACGACACACGCCACAGAGCGCCAGCTGCGAATGATTGCGACCAAGATATGAACTAGCGAAGTTGCCCGTGtatgtacactcaccgtcacaaatggcattcgtggtgctacgacggcggctagcgtacgtgatcttggcgtgatgtgcgtcgaatctcacacgaggcgcgcgcgtagatgtgttgtGGAACAGCGGTCACCGAGGACTAAAGgggaacgcggcctactacacctcccca contains:
- the Th1 gene encoding negative elongation factor D; the protein is MESDYDDDRTGWGDEMNRSTDECGGEDTFDNPQEVLNECLDKFKTADYIMEPGIFAQLKRYFQAGGNPEQVIELLSKNYTACAQTANLLAEWLILAGVKVTDVQAMVENNLKDMILKTFDPKKADKIFTEEGETPAWLTEMIQHPTWRSLIYRLAEEYPDCLMLNFTIKLISDAGFQGEITSISTAAQQIEVFSRVLKTAIAGFLQNTENWQSSIQECAKMVCHGQHTYVYSQVLLQILAQESRGGFMMKRLSQEITKCAQQNRHDVTPITMALNGAASSPGPCQALASMLSRNTLNPADITVLFRNYSAAEPPPIELLRNPQFLELLVDALFKPGVKINPEHKSKYMYLLAYAASVCETTPKKSNTRKINKDELKTTTQAIEKVHNICNINKGSTELIAELNTLYQCIRFPVVSVGVIRWVECTVTEPSYFKLCTEHCPVHLALLDEVVACHPLLHPKILRLLVHLFESKQDELEILVQLEMKKMLIDRMVNLLSRGCVVPVVCYIKQCWQRGDTDVSLIRYFVTEVLEAIAPPYTAEFVQLFLPMVENEEITGTMRGESENDLVSEFIVHCKAHCPVVR
- the LOC139105792 gene encoding protein stunted isoform X2, which translates into the protein MSAWRQAGLNYINYSQIAARLVRQALKADMRAEAAKRDEVNVKFTQWKDGKPVKNG
- the LOC139105792 gene encoding protein stunted isoform X1, with amino-acid sequence MSAWRQAGLNYINYSQIAARLVRQALKADMRAEAAKRDEVNVKFTQWKDGKPVTEKM